In Brachionichthys hirsutus isolate HB-005 chromosome 20, CSIRO-AGI_Bhir_v1, whole genome shotgun sequence, the genomic stretch AAGCCTCTAGTTTGAAGTTATGACCGTCTTCAAGCTTTAGAGCACAGAAGGGACCGGACTTGGACgagacagaagaaaaatattcaacataattCATTTGTGTCCTGCCTCGTTTCTACCTGGAGATGCTAAGTCTGAGTCCACTGTAGTGTGGGGGCAGGGCTCCACATGAATCACCGGGGTAATGGGAAGACAGAGCTATTGACCAGTGGCCCGATAGGATAGAGGGGCAGGACATACAAATCAAAGCTGGCCAGCCTCGTATTGACCCGACTGTCCACGGAAAGGCAGATTCATCATGTCCGTGATGGGCCAAGAATGCGAGGGGGGGAATTCTCTGCGACTTTGTTGAGCTCAGACGCTGCAGCAACAGAAATTGTGATATTAAATATACCATATATGGTTTTTAAAGGCCAAGAGTCTCATATTTGGAAGGATTaattcattcaattcattcattttctcaatcGCTGTATCCATAtctgggtcgtgctggagcccgtcccagcagtctacaggcgagaggcagggcacaccctggacaagccgccagttcatcgcagggctggGAGGATTTAATCAAGCGTTTATTGGACTGTATGAAGTTCTGTATTTCTGTAATATGCTTAATATAGAGGTAAATCCATTTATGCATTTCATCCACAAAagcaaacaggtgtgtgtggtgtgtgtgtgtgtgtgtgtgtgtgtgtaggtgtgtgttatCTCCAGAGTGAACTGTGATGGATACACACTTTGCTGCCAAGTTTCATGTGCAATCAATGAAATTTCATACATgtgcaaaattaaattaaatatgtacAAAACTACCATCCCTATTCTCTGGTACAGAAGTGAGCTgttactgcccccttgtgggcGGGGTGGTGAACATCTTGGGCCAAAACCAGACGACCAGATTCCTGATGCGATGCCGTTTACACCGGAGAGATTTAAAATGTGGCCAATTTAAGACAACCTTTTCTCTATTTTGAAATTAGTTATACAATTATATGTAGAGCaggttttgtaaaaaaaacttgtCATTGTGAGGTTTAGTTACACAGACTGAGTTTAGTGAATAGTTTTGTGTctgatatattatatatatatttatattatgtatGTGGGGGTCCTTCtgagtctgttttatttttaaattatttcattaCCCGGTTGGATCATTTAGAATGTTGCCTTAATTGTTCCACCTTGATTGTTGCAACTTtatgcataaataaatgtttaaaacttTGAAGACTGTCACCATATGCAGATTTACACACCTATCAGCCCATCATGACCTCTGACAGGTGAAGTGAATCCATACCTCGATGGCTCAGGGCTGTCAGTTGTAGCTGATCAGTGTATCGTCTGGTCCATTATGGATGTTTCTATCTATTTATTCACTACAGTAATTTGGGTCCTACTTGTTCTAGCATCTGGAAACATTTATTCGCCGCCACGTCAGAGATCTTTCAATTCTCATTGTAAAAGTCCAGATGCTTTTTGGGTTCCAGTTCTAGATTTCTTCGAGGACGGCCTGCCTCTTCCTGCTCAGCCGTATCTGAAGCCAGCCTGAACGACATCAAGCCGAGCAGCCCTCCGGCCGCACTGGACTCTCCAGCCAAGGAGGCGGAGGCGTCATCCGGCACCACAGCGCAGCGCAGAAGTGTTCTCCACACCGAAGAGATCGTAAGAGTCTCCTCGGGATCATTTTAAATAGTCCAGATGATATTACCAGCATATATTTTCTTTCCCATCATTTAATCGATTCATTCACTGATTAAAAGGAGCTTTATCTTGAGTGTTTTCACTTCCACATCCGGCTCACGATGCCGGTTGaagcatttaataaaataatgaaatggtCAGAGAAATAACAATACATATATGTATAGAATTTAGTAGTATTAAAAAATTAATTTAGAAATATTTCTTGTGACATTTTGCTGTCTAAATAATGCGATTGCATTGTGAAATATATTAATTGTCCATCGATAACTAAACTAGACTAAATGGCAGGACAACTGGATGTCGACCAAGCAGGTGACCATCACAGTGACTCAGAGCATTCATCAGGTGGACAAGAATGGGAAGGTGAAGACGTCCCCCAGCACCTACGAGGTGATGAAACCCGCGGAAGCCCTCAAAGCAGCGGCCACAAAAAACACCTGAGTGGAGAAGACGTCGAACGAAGCCAAAGagacaaaaagcacacatacTGTGTTGTATTTAATACTTGGTGTCTGCTCCATCTACATTTCCCTGTCCTTTGTCACATTGAAGAATAACATGGAAAAATGGAGAATCCAAAGCATAACCTTTAATGTATTTACAAAATCAgaccaaaaacaaagacagcagaaaatTACTACTTAGGCACAAATGATCCAGGATCTAAAAGGCACTTTGATCCATGTTTAAGATGCTTTTGggaataaatgtgattttacaGTTTTGAGTTACGTAATTGAATAGTCACAATTTTCACAATCCTGCGTCATCAGAGATCGATTCATGAGATGTGCTACAATCTCTACGGCTCAGGAAACAGACAACGATTGTGCCGAGTGGCCTGTTTACATTGAAGTCTGGCCATGTGTCTGTGCCAATGATGTGAAGATCGGCCTTATTAAATGATAGTTTTGTACAGCGGagtgttaaaaacacaaatgagaagATAAGGAAATTTAAGTCAGCTACACGTGTATTGgcctcattttaaatgattccATAAAAGGTGCGTATTTCGGTCTCGTTCAGGTAAATCCGTTTTACTGAGGAACCGATGCGTTAAATAAGAAATGTGCACTTCGGAGATGACGATCACGGTACACGTCACATTTAGCATGTAGCATCTCCCCTTAGCAGCTCACGTCTTTGACCGGTTCAGCGTTCCATCAGCTTCGTGTTAACAGAGTGTGGATCCGTTTTTGATCGTCGTACTGTATTTGTCCTGATCGGAACAAAGGCTCTTCCTTCTCCATCCACTCCTCCTCGTGGAACTCCGGGAAGAAGAAACGTATTTCTCTTTGTGCCGACTCAACAGAATCTGGAGGGAATGGAGACATTACAACTTTTTCACCACGTGTTCCTGAGCTCGTGTCGTGACATCCTTCAAACCGTACCTTTATATCAATGTGTTTATATTACGTCTTGCACAAAGACAGAACCACCGAGCCTTTCCCAGCAGGATTTGTCCTGAAAGAGCTTTTTGATTGTAAACTCAAAAAATGCTTCAGGGTTTCATGACTAACTTGATGCACACATTTGTATTTTCTGGAGAGGTGCATCTTGATATTTTGggaagcattttatttaattttgaaaacttttttttctctctatcaAATAAACTATTAACACAAACTGCAATTCACAGGAGTACATTAAATAGCATGAACAAAATGCACCTGTGCAAAACAGCTTACCTGAAGGATACAGTTTAAGTGTACTTAACTGTAGCACGAGCTGTGTATAAGTACACTGTGACAGTAAATGGTAAATGCTTGCCAAAGCTAACCCTGGTAATATTGCAGTATGTGACCTGACAGCATATTTGTACGAAATGTAAACCTGTTGGCCTTCATGCATAAAGACACGGCACTCCGTACCTGAGCCGTGAGTTGTGTTTCGTGTGTCTGTGAGACCAAACTGGGCCCTGATGGAAGCAGGAGACGTGAACCTGGCTCTGAACACTTTGGTCGGTCCCATCAGCTCTCTCCAGTGGCGCACGGCGTCCTCCCTGGCTAAAATGTAGGCTCGCATTGGACCGCTGTGTCAAACAAGTCAAAATATAACCAGTCAGCCACACCCTGCTGCTGTTACGAATGTTATAACAATTTATAGCAAACGTACAAAATGTGTAATCTCTTTATTGTCTAGGTGTTTTTACCATGTATAATAATTTCATTTCTGCTCCACCATTCCTTTATTAAACGCAACAACGTGCTAATTGAGCcgaagataaaaaaagaaaaatattgaaACTCCAAAATAAATGACTGGTTAGCATAATAAAGGAGCGCCATGAGCCACGGCTTCTCAGGGGGGTGTCAAAAGGATCCTTTACTACATTCTGAATGCAGACAGACGATGAAGAGGCTTCCCAAAGCATGAGAGCAGCGGTGATATTTGCAGATCTATGACGTCGTGTGGAGACTTACCTTGACATGAATTCAACAAGTCTTTGGTAGAAGAATCGTCCTATGGAGTCAAATAAAAGCACTTTATTTCAATGGACCTAGTCTTCAACTTTAGCTGAGCCCAATATCGGCTATTTTAAACCGTCTCTTAGAAGCTGACTTGAGATGAAACAAATTATTGTGAACTACGCTACTTGTGTGGTTGCTCTGGTACCACAGTGAAGAACCATCACATCTGCATCGATTGGGCTGCTGATTCATTTGTTCGGGTCAGAGACAGAGTTTTGTCCACACCTGAATGTTCCGCATAAAACCTCTCAGAGTCTTGTCTCCTCCACACAAGATCTTTGCATCTGACAATTGTAAAATTGTCTTCCAGGATTCTCTGGTGAAGagcctgaaagaaagaaaatgtttcgACTCCGTACCATTCTATAATAGTCAAAGTCAAAAAAAGACATCTAAATAACTaacaatgaaaaataacaacagTGATACGAGCAGTGATGCTAATATAACAGTGACTGACAGCACTAGCTCACCTCCAGCATCACGGGATGAGCTACAGCGTCTGGTTTGATGACCGCCAGGGTGAGCTGCAGCACTTTGGACAGGCTACGAGCTGTTAAAATCATTCTCTacgggaaaaacaaacaaatactcACGAGCTCGTAGAGAAACGCGCTTTTAGCGGACGTAAGTGAGCGTCAGGTCGGCTAAATGTTCTTCAGCCAACACGTAAACATTCAACTTCATACGATACGTAAACACAGTGGAAACTCCTCCGACCTTCGGCTACGAAATAACTCAACGCTTATAAATGTTCCCACGATATTAGCTACAAACCTTTGTTGTGACGAATTTCCACAGTTCTTGTCAACGCGAAGACCGgagaaccgaaccgaaccgaaccggaccggaccggacggCGCCATGCGCTCACAAGAGAAGCGCGTTATTTCACGTTTCCGCTCTGTGCGTGAGAGCAAGTTATTTTACTGGgatttttgcttttgttctAATAATACAACTGCATACTGTAACATTTAGGAGATTCCAACGCTAATGCGTGACCAGTCTGACTCGCAGCGGTGAGTCCGTCCCTAATCACTGTCCCCGGAAAAACATAAAGCCCACTTATAAGGTTCCGGCGACAAAGAGGACTCAAAAACGTGTAACTCATACACGATTTGTGATATTAAACAATTCAGTTAATAATGCTAAATGTTAATTCATATAGTTATAAAACCAGCCCAGATACGTGAACTAGAGTGTTTTTGAGTGAAATACGTATGATTCATTGCCTTGCACAAAAGCACTGATGCAAAGTATTTTTCTTCCATAGAAATACTCAAAGTACTACTGTATTCTGAATTTAAATGACAGTAtctttctttattaaaaaaaaaatagaaatactgACTGGCTTTGTATATTTGCCTTGTCACATATCATAGAAGAAAAgctcaattaaaaaatatatatattttatcatccgtacaaacagacagacataagatagatagatagatagatagattgttttattgtatattatattatttatccCAAAGGAAATGTTGCTAAATATTCAACTTCATACAATTTTAttctctccaaaaacatgcacaacacgacacttaggtgaattgatttcTCTGAATGATCTGTAGGTGTGattgtgaatggttgtttgtctttcatgtgaccCCGGATTGATCTGGCATCTCATCGGGGGCGTCCCCTGCTTTTTGCCCGTAGTCAgttgagataggctccagcaacactcgtgacccacaaggcggataaagcgattgaggttgtctcgtCTGCAATAAAATACATAGATGGATCGATTGCCTCAATAAATCATACATCAGCCAAGCAAATGGAATAAATAGTTAATGCCTTCAAAACATAATGTTATGGtcagtcattattattattatttatatattctcTTGTAGCTGACACAAGATCTACACTCCTTGCGTGTATACTGGAGCAAGAGAGGTTTTTGTCTGTGGAATGCCTGCCGATGGACAAAACAATGTCAGTCCTTTCGTCCAGAATGTATGTCAGATCCAGGATTTTCCTTTTTGATCCCATCAACTGCAACGAAATACCCTTCACTGAACCCAGTGACCTGTCAGCTCTGGATGAACTCAACACAGCCCAAAGTTAGACAGAGTGCCCTCTCTGTTTCTGGACAAAGGTCTAGGAGCTTGGCCTGAGAAACCAAGAGCTAGACAGGATGGTATATTTGTAAAGGACTACCcaaatttaaaataatgactCTGGACCTGCCCTCAGATCCAGAGGAAGGGTGGAAGAGCAACCAGGACATCACAGAACACCTGTTTAGTTATCCATGTCCCTCTGACACAATCAACGAAATCACTCACAAACCTTTTCACACAGAGATCGCCAGACTCTGCAGCAATGAAACCCCTTCAGTGTCTTTATTCGTTTACACTGAATGAGACAG encodes the following:
- the baalcb gene encoding LOW QUALITY PROTEIN: uncharacterized protein baalcb (The sequence of the model RefSeq protein was modified relative to this genomic sequence to represent the inferred CDS: substituted 1 base at 1 genomic stop codon); amino-acid sequence: MSFTGGLRSCVDRDNSPYGGQQSSXSTSLNTDVSLTSRSIYLHTYQPIMTSDSSRFLRGRPASSCSAVSEASLNDIKPSSPPAALDSPAKEAEASSGTTAQRRSVLHTEEITKWQDNWMSTKQVTITVTQSIHQVDKNGKVKTSPSTYEVMKPAEALKAAATKNT
- the nme6 gene encoding nucleoside diphosphate kinase 6, whose product is MILTARSLSKVLQLTLAVIKPDAVAHPVMLEALHQRILEDNFTIVRCKDLVWRRQDSERFYAEHSGRFFYQRLVEFMSSGPMRAYILAREDAVRHWRELMGPTKVFRARFTSPASIRAQFGLTDTRNTTHGSDSVESAQREIRFFFPEFHEEEWMEKEEPLFRSGQIQYDDQKRIHTLLTRS